The DNA segment CTCAAAGTGATtcgcctgtcaaagtgctggaattacaggtctgagccaccacatTTGTCTAAATTATCCTTTAGGGAAAGAAAATCTGTGCACAAAACAAGTTCTTTTAGAAGATGTGGGCAGGCAGGCAATTATTGGCATCTCAAATATACTAATATTTGCCACATCATAAAATGTAATGAAAGTAATTATCTGATGGGcatattattttatctatttcaaaatacataataGCTTCTTGTTAAATTACACAAATATACAATCCTTTTGAAAAACTTAagctataaacaaataaaataattgcagTTGTAAAGAGAAGTGAGAAGTATATTTACTACTATGGTATGATCTTTAGGTCTAGAAAAACCAAGGAGATCAAGataatgagaagacaagccacatactggaagaaaatatttgcaaaagacatatctgaaaATGGACTATTATCCAAAGTaaacaaagaactcttaaaattcaataataagaaaacaatttgattaaaaaatttttctgaaCAGACACTTGaacctgaacagacacctcactaaagaagatatacagatggcaaataaatggGTATGAAGATGgccaacatcatatgtcatcggGGAATTGCTAATTAAAACAATGAGGGGGCCTCTGCAGCTGGGACGCCGGCGGAAGCGGGGGCGCCAGTAGCCGCGGACCTCGCCAAGACAATGCAAACTCCAGTGACCATTCCTGTACCTGTGCTCCGGCTGCCCCGGGGCCCTGATGGCTTCAGCCGTGGCTTTGCCCCTGATGGACGCAGAGCCCCCCTGAGGCCAGAGGTTCCTGAAATCCAGGAGTGTCCCATAGCTCAAGAATCCCTGGAATTCCAGGAGCAGCGGGCCCGAGCCGCCCTTCGGGAGCGTTACCTCCGCAGCCTGCTGGCCATGGTGGGTCGTCAGGTGAGCTTCACGTTGCACGAGGGTGTGCGTGTGGCCGCCCACTTCGGAGCCACCGACCTGGATGTGGTCAACTTCTACGTGTCACAGCTGCAGACTCCCATAGGTGTGCAAGCAGAGGCGCTGCTCCGATGTAGTGACATTATTTCATACACCTTCAAGCCATAGAGACATTGTGTTCACTTTTCTGCTTGAGGCTGAGCCACTGTATCCCAGGCCTCCCAATGTTCCCAAGCCAGGAACTCTGGGCCCCACGGAGTTATGAGCTCCCTTGGAATTTTCAGCCAAGCTTTAAGCAAGTCTGGACTCCTGAGACCTCCTGGGTCTAGTCAGTAAAATTCTGCAACTCTAGGAATTCTAAGATCCCACTGGAAGGAATGCTCTACTTCACAGAACTCTGAACCCTACAGAAAGATGGGCCTGCTGCCATTTCTTGAAGACCAGGGCATCGGGGTGGGGTGATAAAGGAGACAACCTGCACAGGGGGGCATTATTAAAGAGGCTGCAAAGTTCAGCCACCCTGAAGATACTCCCCAGTGCTCCTCTCCTGCTAAAGAACCAGTTAccccaggaaaaaacaaaacaaaacaaaacaaaacaaaacaaaaaaaacaatgagatatcactacacactaCACCAGCAGGATAGAGACAgcaaggaagtgccacacttaTTAGAATGGGCAAAATCTAAAACATTGAAAATACCAAATatgggtgaggatgtggagcaagaAAAACTCTCATtttttgctggtgggaatgcaaaatggtgtagtcactttggaagacagttgggcagtttcttacaaaactaaacatattcttactaacaatccagcaatcatgctccttggtatttacccaaatgagctgAAAACTTACATCTACACACAAATCTGGACatggatatttatagcagcattatttataattgccaaaacttggaagcaaccaagatgcccttcagtaggtgaatgaataattAAACTGTGGTAGATCCAGACAGTGGAAtgtattcagtgctaaaaagaaatgagctatcaagatgtgaaaagacacagagtaggctgggttcagtggctcacgcctataatcccaggactttgggaggctgagatggtagaattgcttgagcctaggagttcgagaccagcctgggcaacacaatgagatccatgtccacaaaaaagaaaaaaaaaaaaaaaaaaaaagaaaagacatggaGTAAACTTAAAtgtggctgagcatggtggctcatgccagtaatcccagcactttgggaggccaaggtgagaggatggcttcaGTCCAGGAtgttgagaccagctgggcaacgtaatgagaccttgtctctacaagaaaataaagttagccatggtggtgggtgcctgtagtcccagcttctcgggaggccaaggtgggaggatcccttgagcctagcagtttgaggcagcagtgagctacgatagcgctactgcactccggcctgggtgacagagtgaggccctgtcccaaacaaaaaaacaaatcaaccaaccaactaacaacaacaacagaaacttgAATGCATATTACTAGGTAGAGGAAGTTAGCTGAAAAGGATGTATGCTGTGTAATTCcagctatatgacattctggTAAAGGAAAAACCATGACTATGAAATGAGCAGTGTTTGCCAGTAGTTattggggagggagggatgaataggcagcacagaggatttttatgACAGTGAAActatcctttttatttatttgttttgagacagagtcttgctctatcatccaggctgaagtgcattggtgtgacctcagctcactgcaaattccacctcccgggtttaagtgattctcatgcctcagcctccctagtagttgggactacaggtgcgtgccaccatgcctggctaacgtttttgtatttttagtggagacggggttttgccatgttgatcaggctggtcttggactcttggcctcaagtgatccatccaccttgacctcctaaagtgctaggattacaggtatgagccaccaagcctggcctaggacaatgaaactattctgtgtgatacTGTAATGATGGGCATGctattatacatttgtcaaaacccaaagGATGTGCAGccccaagagtgaaccctaacgCAAATGATGGATAATGATATGTAGGTTCATTGATTGTAAAAAATGTACTTACCACTGTGGTGTGGGATATTGATAGTGgaggaggctatgcatgtgtggggaCAGGAGGCAGATGGGAATTCTCTTTACttttctgctcagttttgctgtgaacctaaaactgctctaaaaaataaaacctattaaaaaacagaacaaaaaagaaaaacaaaacaagacaaaaaatgaaggagaaatctGAAAATGGCttgaagaaaacaattccatttatattagcagcacaaaaagaaataggaataaatttaacaaaagtagTACAAAACTTGTACtctgaaaactaaaaaaggaattaaaaggttattgttaaaagaaattaatgaagacataaataaatggcaaGACATCTAACGTTCATGGATTGGAATGTTTAATGTTGCTAACACGgcaatactccccaaattgaCTCACAGATTAAACACAATCTCTATAAAAactattatatttgtttttatgttatatTAAACTATTATATTtgtggctaattgtttttttaaataatggtgcCAACCCAATTAAatcagagaaaaaaggaaatagtcttttcaacaaatggtgctaggacaaCTGAATatcacaaaagaataaagttagatCCCTACCTCATGCcatagacaaaaattaactcataatgatggatcatagacttaaatgtagaaATAGTACTATGAAAATCTTAGAATAAAATGTGGGAGTAAATCTTTGTGATATTGGGTTAGGCAAAGCCTTCTTAGACATGATGCTAGCACCACAAGTGACAAATGAACAAGCAGATAAATTGGACTtgatcaaaattaaaacaaactaactaaaaaccttttgtgcttcaaaggacaccatcaagaaaagacgataggggccgggcgcagtggctcacacctgtaatcctagcactttgggaggccgaggagggtggatcacaaggtcaggagattgagaccatcctggctaacatggcaaaaccctgtctctactaaaaatacaaaaaaaaaaaaaaaaaaaaattagccaggagtggtggtgggcacctatagtcccagctactcgggaggctgaggcaggagaatggcgtgaacccgggaggcagagattgcagtgagccaagattgtgccactgcactccagcctggacaacagagtgagattccatctcatgaaaaaaaaaaaaaaagaaaaaaagaaaagacaatagaatggaagaaagtatttgcaaattaaATATTGATGAGACTtacgtccaaaaaaaaaaataactcttaaaacaacaaaaagataaataactcaATTGATAAATGGGtgaaggatctgaacagacatttcttcaaagagaagatatacaaatggccaaaacgCACATGAAAGATGCTCCATATTTGTACTAGTCTGTTTTCACAGTGCTATAAggaaactacctgagactgggtagtttatttatttatttatttattttttttgaggcggagtctcgctctgtggcccagactggagggcagtgacgcaatctcggctcactgcaagctccacctcccgggttcacgccattctcttgcctcagcctcccgagtagctgggactacaggcgcttgccaccgcgcccggctaattttttgtatttttagtagagacggggtttcactgtggtctcgatctcctgaccttgtgatccgcccgcctcggcctcccaaagtgctgggattacaggagtgagccaccgtgcccggcgagactgggtagtttataaagaaaaaggtttaattgactcacagttttgcatggctggggaggcctcaggaaactcacaatcatggtagaaggtgaatggagaagcaagcaccttcttcatatggcagcaggagagagacagcaaggaagtgccacactttaaaaccatcagctcttgtgacaACTCACTCTCAAGAGAAGAGCATTGGGGaagccacccccatgatccaaacacctcccaccaggttcctcccttgacatgtggggattacaatttgagatgagatttgggtggggacacagagccaaaccatatcaatattataggccattagggaaatgcaaaccaaaccacaatgagatcccacTTCATTTCCACTAAGATGgctataataaagaaaatggacaGTAATAAATGGTGGCAAGGATTCAGAGAAATTGGAAACCACCCAGCTGGTGGGAATATCTTtttgggataatgaaaatgtttgaaaattgaTTGTTGCAGTGGTTGCATAGCTtagtgaatatactaaaaaccattgaattgtataatttaaatgagtgaattgagTGCAGTCTgttgccattttaaaattaattaattatttaattaatttatttttgggatggagtctagCACTGTcagccgggctggagtgcaatggcacaatctcagcccactgcaacctctgcctcccgggttcaagtgattctcctgcctcagcctcctgagtaactggaattacaggtgcccaccaccaagtccgattaattttttgtatttttagtagagacggggtttcactattttggccaggctggtctcgaactcctgacctcgtgatctgcctgccttggcctcccaaagtgttgggattacaggcatgagctaccgcacccggtgccatttatatttaaagagaggatggacatatatacatatatctgaaATATtgcttatactttaaaaaatggaaggacaagccataaaaataaatggccATTTATATAATAAGGAATGAGTGAGCATTTATGGAATGAAGTGGAAGCTAGATTTTTCTCAAATAGACCTTGTTTTATAGACTTTAGAACCacacaaataatttatataattataaaacaaaattgaaactaAAAATGCAACCcctaaaaattgaaataaaaattaagcacATCAGCCTGTGTACTGAGCTAGTGGCATAACCACACATGAGAAACTTTTCCAAGtaacattattatcattattaatttttttttttgagatggagtttcgctctgtcacccagactggagtgcagtggtgcaatcttggctcactgaaacctctgcctcctggattcaagcaattctcttgcttcagcctccccagtagctgggattacaggtgtgtgccactatgcccggctaagttttgtatttttagtagagatggggtttcagcacgttgaacaggctggtcttgaactcctgacgtcaactGATCCGCccagtttggcctcccaaagtgcggggattataggtgtgagccactgcaaccggcctCCAAGTGACTTTAAAACATAGTAATTGACTATACATCTCTATTGGAATATACCCTAATCAGAAAAAGAATTGCAAAAAAGTccccccaaaacaacaacaaaaaacccaaactatGTTCAGTGATCATATTGTGGTGGTGCTGTGGACTGTTATTCTGAGACTATACATGATGGGAAAAATTAAATAGGTAATTACGGTGGGATTTTAGGCACAGGGGAAAAGGAGATACAGATATGAGGTTGATGAAGATAGTACTGGTTTTGAATTGGATACAGCAATAAAACTCATGATGTTTTAtatctctaaaacaacaacatttCCTAGTTCCACCCACTGCAAAGGTCTAGAAACAATGAACCAGTCAAGAATGACCCTGTAGGAATAAGCACCCATTCTAGATAGTGGCCTCTAAAATACCATTTCCCACTGAGAAGAATTAGGGCTCCTTGGAGACGTGCTGATTCCACATCTGAGGCAGGAAATGTTGAAGATGAGTCTGGAACATCTTGTTATTTAGAAGGTAAGGAAGCTATCAAAGGCTTTTATAGTCATGTCAAAGAACTCAGAAGTTACTTTGAGAAGATTCCCATTGGCTAAAGGTGGGACAATTTCAACATCAATGAGAACGAGAATTGAAATGAATTAAACACATCAAATATACaggctgagtatcccttatccaaaatgcttgggactatAAATGTTTcggattttgtattttttttggattttggaatatttgcatatatataatgagatatcttaGGGATAGGACCCAAATCTGAACACAAAATTCATGTATGTTTCATATACAGCTATATACACAGTCTGAAGGTAATTTTAcacaatattttaagtaattttgtgcatgaaacaaagtttgtgtagaCTGAActatcagaaagcaaaggtgtcactATCTCAGTCACCCATCTGGACAATCTGTGGTTGTTTGACATCACCATTattcctgactctgaatttatatgctacGGATAAGCAAACATTTTCTTACACTTGTTCACACATAAGTGCCTAACAATAAAAAATGTGACCCACCATTATTAATCCAGTGAAAACTAATGTGTTCAGGGTAACTAAATGGCACAGTAGCATCACCAGAACACCTGTGTCAACTGGTAAACAACAGTGACAGCCAACATGGCTGCTTTCAGTCTCCACTGTGTCCTGTCACATGTGGTCAGGTGttgaattttccacttgtggaatcatgttggtgctcaaaaagtttcagattttggaatctggatttttggattaggaatgctcaaccactattgaaaatattttttttttgagacagggtttcgctccactgaatgcagtggcacagtcttgacctcctgggctcaaacaatccccacacctcagactccagagtatctgagactacaggcgtgcatcaccatgcctggctaattttgatttttttttttgtggaaatgggttttcgctatgttgttcaggctggccttgaactcctgagctcaagcaatctgcccgccttggcctctcaaagtgcagggactataggcataagctaccatgcccggcctgcattTAAATTCTTAAATTCTTTAAAACCCTCACAACTCTCACTTGTAGTCTTTGATGGATATGAGGGAACCAACTCATTATTCTGAAAATTgttaaataaagggaaagaattaAGCATGAATCCTGCCTTTCCCATATAAACTGTATTTTAGGGAGACCAAATATATGTTGAAGGgaagtttctttttataaaagcatttcAGCAAATATATGGATGACAGAATTAGAATATCACCATTTTGTAAACCttaattaatatatgtaagtAATGATAATCAATAACTGCTAACAGCACATACACCActtgcacatacacatatacacacacacacaacaacccCAAATAAAAAAGACCACCAACACTAAATTTTGATGGAATGTGGAGCACCTAGGACTTTCATACATTGCtgttggaaatgaaaaatgatacAACCACTTTGAACTGTTTGACAGTCTCTTTTGaagttaaataataattttcatttccaaGTACTTACTGACAAGAAATTAAAATGCCCACAAAAGGGTGTGCATAAGAATGTtcagggctgggcatagtggctcacacctataataccagtgctttgggaggccaaggtgggaggatcacttgaagagaagtttgagaccagcttggacaatatagagagaccccttctctacaaaagtACTAaaaaattccagcctgggcaacatagtgagaccctgtctgtacaaaaaaattaaaaaatttagccatGTGGGGCGttttgcacctgtagtcccagttactctggaggctgaggtgggagaatcacttgagcccaggatgtcgagGCTCAGTGAGTcaggatggcaccactgcactctagcctgggcaacagagtgagaccttgtctctaaaacagaaaaacgaaaagttcacagcagctttattcccAAACTATTATTCCCAAACAGTTCCAAACTGGAAACACCCCAAATGTCTATGAaaaggagaatggataaacaaattatggtatattcacataatggaatattacttagcaataaaaaatgatgaactAGTGCATTaatatatgcaacaacatggagatacctttaaaaaacattttgttaagTTAAAGAAACTGGACATAAAATACTACatactgtattatttcattcataGGAAGTCCAAGAATAGGCAAAACTATCtgctatgggtttttttttttttttttttttttagtcagagtcttactctgttgcccaggctggagtgcaggggggtgcaatctcagctcactgcaacctccgcctcctgggttcaagtgattcctgtgcctcagcctcctgagtagctgggactaatggtgtgtgccaccatgcctggctaatttttgtatttttatagaggcggggtttcctcatgttggccaggctggtcttgaactcctgacctcaagtgatccactctctttggcctcccagagtgctggaattacaggcatgagccaccgt comes from the Macaca mulatta isolate MMU2019108-1 chromosome 11, T2T-MMU8v2.0, whole genome shotgun sequence genome and includes:
- the LOC716036 gene encoding gem-associated protein 7 — translated: MQTPVTIPVPVLRLPRGPDGFSRGFAPDGRRAPLRPEVPEIQECPIAQESLEFQEQRARAALRERYLRSLLAMVGRQVSFTLHEGVRVAAHFGATDLDVVNFYVSQLQTPIGVQAEALLRCSDIISYTFKP